One window of the Marinilactibacillus sp. Marseille-P9653 genome contains the following:
- the recA gene encoding recombinase RecA has translation MTDDRRKALDAALSKIEKNFGKGSIMKMGEKIDTQVKTVPSGSLALDVALGIGGYPRGRIIEVYGPESSGKTTVALHAIASIQANGGIAAFIDAEHALDPKYARALGVDIDELLLSQPDTGEQALEIADALVSSGAVDMVVIDSVAALVPRAEIDGEMGASHVGLQARLMSQALRKLSGSINKTKTIALFINQIREKVGVMFGSPETTPGGRALKFYATVRLEVRRSEAIKSGKDMTGNKTKIKVVKNKVAPPFKVALVDIMYGEGISQVGELVDMGSDAEIIDKAGAWYSYGEERIGQGRENSKQYLTDHPEMRLEIEKRVRVAYDIGSEEDIEFVNKLSGDAGVIKLEESPDVIGSEETGNESETESDSETLDV, from the coding sequence ATGACAGATGATCGTAGAAAAGCACTAGATGCAGCACTAAGCAAGATTGAGAAAAATTTCGGTAAAGGGTCTATTATGAAAATGGGCGAAAAAATCGATACTCAAGTTAAAACCGTACCAAGTGGTTCTCTTGCGTTAGATGTTGCATTAGGTATAGGCGGATACCCTCGTGGACGTATTATCGAAGTATACGGACCAGAGAGTTCTGGTAAAACAACAGTTGCTTTACATGCAATTGCTTCTATACAAGCTAATGGTGGTATTGCGGCATTTATAGATGCTGAGCATGCACTAGATCCTAAATATGCACGTGCCTTGGGTGTAGATATAGATGAGTTATTACTTTCTCAGCCAGATACAGGTGAACAAGCATTAGAGATTGCAGATGCACTTGTTTCAAGTGGTGCAGTGGACATGGTTGTTATTGACTCTGTAGCAGCATTAGTGCCTCGAGCAGAAATTGATGGAGAAATGGGTGCTTCTCACGTTGGTCTTCAAGCACGTTTGATGTCACAAGCTCTCCGTAAACTATCGGGATCAATTAATAAAACCAAAACAATTGCGCTGTTTATCAATCAGATTCGTGAAAAAGTCGGTGTTATGTTTGGTAGCCCTGAAACGACTCCTGGTGGACGTGCGTTGAAGTTCTACGCGACAGTCAGATTAGAAGTACGTCGTAGTGAAGCTATCAAGTCTGGTAAAGATATGACAGGTAACAAAACTAAAATTAAAGTAGTTAAAAACAAGGTTGCACCGCCATTCAAAGTAGCTTTAGTAGATATTATGTACGGTGAAGGTATTTCTCAAGTTGGAGAACTAGTAGATATGGGCTCTGACGCTGAGATTATTGATAAAGCTGGTGCGTGGTACTCATACGGTGAAGAAAGAATTGGACAGGGTCGTGAGAACTCAAAACAATACCTTACAGATCACCCTGAAATGCGCCTCGAAATTGAAAAACGAGTTCGTGTTGCTTACGATATTGGTAGTGAAGAAGATATCGAGTTTGTTAACAAGTTAAGCGGAGACGCTGGTGTCATTAAACTTGAAGAAAGTCCCGATGTTATCGGATCAGAAGAAACAGGGAATGAAAGTGAAACAGAATCTGACTCTGAAACGTTAGATGTTTAA